A stretch of Crossiella cryophila DNA encodes these proteins:
- a CDS encoding DAK2 domain-containing protein, producing the protein MLQVLDAVAVRGWAAACVQALTADREAIDRINVFPVPDGDTGSNLLHTMRAALEALDQVIAVDGGSALAALAKGALAGARGNSGVILSQVLRGLAEALRLDGTLTGPALKDGLRLADRLATAAVSEPAPGTVLSVMHAAAEAAAVAGETLDQVAFAASTAAADALARTPSQLPALARAGVVDAGGRGLLVLLETLTAVVTGLPLPSSARFDALVRRGKAELQATREAGSAEYDYEVMYLLDSTDDTRCAALRARLSELGDCVSVVSDGAGLWTVHVHCQDVGAAVEAGVEAGRPHRITVIRFADQLPTEPTGLLRDRAVVVLADGDGLAELFRGEGAVVCQWTGQRPAAAELLATLTGAGAKHIVVLPNDPELTMIAEDAAEHAMRSGYDVVVVPTASPVQGLAALAVHDPQRRHGDDVVAMAEAAAATRRGELAVAQAEAITWAGRCRPGDLLGMIDREVVLISADPAPAVCELLDRMLSAGGELVTLLLGAAAPPELVGEVEEHLRRAHPEVDLAAYSGGPRGAMVLLGVE; encoded by the coding sequence GTGTTGCAGGTGCTCGACGCGGTCGCGGTGCGGGGGTGGGCCGCGGCCTGCGTGCAGGCGCTGACCGCCGACCGCGAGGCGATCGACCGCATCAACGTCTTCCCGGTGCCCGACGGGGACACCGGCAGCAATCTGCTGCACACCATGCGGGCCGCGCTGGAGGCCCTGGACCAGGTCATCGCGGTGGACGGCGGGTCGGCACTGGCCGCGCTGGCCAAGGGCGCGCTGGCGGGGGCGCGCGGCAACTCCGGGGTGATCCTGTCCCAGGTGTTGCGTGGGCTGGCCGAGGCGTTGCGCCTGGACGGCACGCTCACCGGGCCCGCGCTCAAGGACGGACTCCGGCTGGCCGATCGGCTGGCCACCGCCGCGGTCAGCGAACCGGCCCCTGGCACCGTGCTCAGCGTCATGCACGCCGCCGCCGAGGCCGCCGCCGTGGCGGGCGAGACCCTGGACCAGGTGGCCTTCGCCGCCAGCACCGCCGCGGCCGACGCCCTGGCCCGCACCCCCAGCCAGCTCCCCGCACTGGCCCGCGCGGGCGTGGTCGACGCGGGTGGCCGCGGGTTGCTGGTGCTGCTGGAAACCCTCACCGCCGTGGTCACCGGCCTGCCTCTGCCCTCATCCGCCCGGTTCGACGCCCTGGTCCGGCGTGGCAAGGCCGAACTCCAGGCCACCCGCGAGGCGGGTTCGGCCGAGTACGACTACGAGGTCATGTACCTGCTGGACAGCACCGACGACACCCGCTGCGCCGCCCTGCGCGCCCGGCTGAGCGAACTGGGCGACTGCGTCTCCGTGGTCTCCGACGGCGCGGGTCTGTGGACCGTGCACGTGCACTGCCAGGACGTGGGCGCGGCCGTCGAGGCGGGGGTGGAGGCGGGCAGGCCGCACCGGATCACCGTGATCCGCTTCGCCGACCAGCTGCCCACCGAGCCCACCGGCCTGCTGCGCGACCGCGCGGTGGTGGTGCTCGCCGACGGGGACGGGCTGGCCGAGCTGTTCCGCGGCGAGGGCGCGGTGGTCTGCCAGTGGACCGGGCAGCGGCCCGCCGCGGCCGAACTGCTGGCCACCCTCACCGGTGCCGGCGCCAAGCACATCGTGGTGCTGCCCAACGATCCCGAGCTGACCATGATCGCCGAGGACGCCGCCGAGCACGCCATGCGCTCCGGCTACGACGTGGTCGTGGTGCCCACCGCCTCCCCGGTGCAGGGCCTGGCCGCGCTGGCCGTGCACGACCCGCAGCGGCGGCACGGCGACGACGTGGTGGCGATGGCCGAGGCCGCCGCGGCCACCCGGCGCGGCGAACTGGCCGTCGCCCAGGCCGAGGCGATCACCTGGGCCGGGCGCTGCCGTCCTGGCGACCTGCTCGGCATGATCGACCGCGAGGTCGTCCTGATCAGCGCCGATCCGGCCCCTGCCGTGTGCGAGCTGCTGGACCGGATGCTCTCCGCGGGCGGCGAACTGGTCACCCTGCTGCTCGGCGCGGCCGCGCCGCCGGAGCTGGTCGGCGAGGTCGAGGAACACCTGCGCCGCGCCCACCCCGAGGTCGACCTGGCCGCGTACTCGGGTGGTCCGCGCGGCGCGATGGTGTTGCTGGGCGTCGAATAG
- the rpmB gene encoding 50S ribosomal protein L28, translating to MAAVCDVCSKGPGFGKSVSHSHRRTNRRWNPNIQTVRAKIGLSQRKRLNVCTSCLKAGKVARG from the coding sequence GTGGCTGCCGTTTGCGACGTCTGTAGCAAGGGGCCGGGCTTCGGCAAGTCGGTCTCGCACTCCCACCGGAGGACCAACCGCCGGTGGAACCCGAACATTCAGACCGTGCGCGCGAAGATCGGCCTGTCGCAGCGCAAGCGCCTGAACGTGTGCACCTCCTGCCTCAAGGCGGGCAAGGTCGCCCGCGGCTGA
- a CDS encoding uracil-DNA glycosylase → MVGRPLHEIMEAGWAKALDPVADRIGSMGEFLREEIAADRRYLPAGENVLRAFKQPFDEVRVLIVGQDPYPTPGHAIGLSFSVAADVRPLPKSLINIYREYGEDLGHPPPPNGDLSPWTERGVLLLNRSLTVAPGRPASHRGKGWEQVTEQAIVALAGRGTPLVAILWGRDARELKPLLGGVPCIESAHPSPMSADRGFFGSRPFTRANTLLEEQGAAPIDWKL, encoded by the coding sequence GTGGTTGGACGTCCGCTACACGAGATCATGGAAGCCGGTTGGGCCAAGGCGCTCGACCCGGTTGCCGACCGGATCGGCTCGATGGGGGAGTTCCTCCGGGAGGAGATCGCCGCTGACCGGCGATACCTACCCGCGGGGGAGAACGTGCTACGCGCGTTCAAGCAACCCTTCGACGAGGTGCGCGTGCTCATCGTCGGGCAGGACCCCTACCCGACCCCCGGCCACGCCATCGGCCTGTCCTTCTCGGTGGCCGCCGACGTACGCCCCCTGCCGAAGAGCTTGATCAACATCTACCGCGAGTACGGCGAGGACCTGGGCCACCCCCCACCCCCCAACGGCGACCTGTCCCCCTGGACGGAGCGCGGCGTCCTGCTGCTCAACCGGTCTCTCACGGTGGCCCCCGGCCGCCCCGCCTCCCACCGAGGCAAGGGCTGGGAACAGGTGACCGAACAAGCCATCGTCGCCCTGGCAGGCCGAGGCACCCCCCTGGTAGCCATCCTCTGGGGCCGAGACGCCCGAGAACTCAAGCCCCTCCTGGGCGGCGTCCCCTGCATCGAGTCGGCCCACCCGTCCCCGATGTCAGCAGACCGAGGCTTCTTCGGCTCCCGCCCCTTCACCCGCGCCAACACCCTGCTCGAAGAACAGGGCGCGGCCCCCATCGACTGGAAGCTCTGA
- a CDS encoding gamma carbonic anhydrase family protein, whose amino-acid sequence MAVYALGDLEPVIHETAYVHPDAVVIGNVTLGAHVSVWPTAVLRGDYGRIEVGERTSVQDGTIVHCTHIHPTLIGAGCVVGHNVHIEGAVIGDGCLIGSGSVVLNGSVVEEGAIVGAGAVVSNNGHVPARRLAVGVPAKIKENFEVPENAVQPGVELYVANIKVYKDGLRRLD is encoded by the coding sequence ATGGCCGTCTACGCCCTCGGTGACCTGGAACCGGTAATCCACGAGACCGCCTACGTGCATCCCGATGCCGTGGTGATCGGCAACGTGACGCTCGGCGCGCACGTCTCGGTGTGGCCCACCGCCGTGCTGCGCGGGGACTACGGGCGGATCGAGGTGGGGGAGCGGACGAGTGTGCAGGACGGCACGATCGTGCACTGCACGCACATCCACCCGACCCTGATCGGCGCAGGCTGCGTGGTCGGGCACAACGTGCACATCGAGGGCGCGGTGATCGGCGACGGCTGCCTGATCGGCTCCGGCTCGGTGGTGCTCAACGGTTCGGTGGTCGAGGAAGGCGCGATCGTCGGCGCGGGCGCGGTGGTCTCCAACAACGGCCACGTCCCGGCCCGCAGGCTCGCCGTGGGGGTGCCCGCGAAGATCAAGGAGAACTTCGAGGTGCCGGAGAACGCGGTGCAGCCGGGGGTCGAGCTGTACGTGGCCAACATCAAGGTCTACAAGGACGGGCTGCGCAGGCTCGACTGA
- a CDS encoding GNAT family N-acetyltransferase — protein sequence MELRTLAYDHPDAKALIAEVQQEYVVRYGDEDITPVTPAEFAPPRGLFLVGYLDGVPMICGGWRAHDSDEPGFADGDAELKRMFVVQAARGRGLARVLLAELERTALAAGRRRMVLETGTEQPEAIALYSSSGYAPIAKFGVYAGYDNSRCFGKRIAVPATAE from the coding sequence GTGGAACTGCGCACCCTCGCCTACGACCATCCCGACGCCAAGGCGCTGATCGCCGAGGTGCAGCAGGAGTACGTGGTGCGTTACGGCGATGAGGACATCACCCCGGTCACCCCGGCCGAGTTCGCCCCGCCGCGCGGGCTGTTCCTGGTCGGCTACCTCGACGGGGTGCCGATGATCTGCGGCGGCTGGCGCGCGCACGATTCCGACGAGCCCGGCTTCGCCGACGGCGACGCCGAGCTGAAGCGGATGTTCGTGGTGCAGGCCGCCCGTGGCCGGGGCCTGGCCAGGGTGCTGCTGGCCGAGCTGGAACGCACCGCGCTGGCCGCCGGGCGGCGCCGGATGGTGCTGGAGACCGGCACCGAGCAGCCAGAGGCGATCGCCCTCTACAGCTCCAGCGGATACGCCCCGATCGCCAAGTTCGGCGTGTACGCCGGGTATGACAACAGTCGCTGTTTCGGCAAGCGGATCGCCGTTCCGGCGACGGCCGAGTGA
- a CDS encoding thiamine-phosphate kinase gives MCPEPPQSADTVADLGEFGLIRRVTDGRVQPPSTLLGPGDDAAVVAAPDGRVVASTDVLVEGVHFRLDWSTPEQVGRKSVAVNLADVVAMGAVPTAVLVGLACPPGTPVAVAEGLMAGMWEEARLAGAGVVGGDMVTAKELVISVTALGHLDGLDPVTRSGARQGDLLAYCGRLGWAAAGLAVLGRGFRSPVAVVGAQRVPEPPYAAGAQAARAGATSMIDISDGLLADLGHVAEASGVGLDVRSKSLEVHQRLLDVASALGADPLHWMLTGGEDHALAATFPGAEAVPEGWTVIGSVVAGPGVTVDGRPYEGAAGWEHWRRD, from the coding sequence TTGTGCCCGGAGCCGCCGCAGAGTGCGGACACCGTCGCCGATCTGGGTGAGTTCGGGCTTATCCGCCGAGTGACCGATGGCCGTGTGCAACCACCCAGCACCCTGCTCGGTCCGGGCGACGACGCGGCGGTGGTGGCGGCGCCCGACGGACGGGTGGTCGCCTCCACGGACGTGTTGGTCGAGGGCGTGCACTTCCGATTGGACTGGTCCACTCCTGAGCAGGTCGGACGCAAGTCGGTGGCGGTGAACCTGGCCGATGTGGTGGCCATGGGCGCGGTGCCCACCGCGGTGCTCGTCGGCCTGGCCTGCCCGCCCGGCACACCGGTCGCGGTGGCCGAGGGACTGATGGCCGGGATGTGGGAGGAGGCCCGGCTCGCCGGGGCCGGGGTGGTGGGTGGCGACATGGTCACCGCGAAGGAGTTGGTGATCTCCGTCACCGCGCTCGGACACCTGGACGGACTGGACCCGGTGACCCGTTCCGGGGCGCGCCAGGGCGATCTGCTCGCGTACTGCGGACGGCTCGGCTGGGCCGCCGCCGGACTGGCCGTGCTGGGCAGGGGGTTCCGCTCGCCGGTGGCCGTGGTCGGCGCGCAGCGGGTGCCGGAACCGCCGTACGCGGCCGGGGCGCAGGCCGCGCGGGCCGGGGCCACCTCGATGATCGACATCTCCGACGGCCTGCTCGCCGACCTCGGGCACGTGGCCGAGGCATCCGGGGTCGGCCTGGACGTGCGCAGCAAATCCCTTGAGGTGCACCAGCGGCTGCTGGACGTGGCCTCCGCGCTGGGTGCCGATCCACTGCACTGGATGCTCACCGGCGGCGAGGACCACGCGCTGGCCGCCACCTTCCCCGGCGCCGAGGCGGTGCCCGAGGGCTGGACGGTGATCGGGTCGGTGGTGGCCGGTCCGGGGGTGACCGTGGACGGCAGGCCGTACGAGGGCGCGGCGGGCTGGGAGCACTGGCGCCGGGACTGA
- a CDS encoding Lrp/AsnC family transcriptional regulator: MVQAYILIQTEVGKAAAVAERIGGIPGVITSEDVTGPYDVIVRAEADTVDDLGQLVVAQVQAVDGITRTLTCPVVHIK, translated from the coding sequence GTGGTCCAGGCTTACATCCTCATCCAGACCGAGGTCGGCAAAGCCGCCGCCGTGGCCGAGCGCATCGGCGGGATACCCGGGGTGATCACATCCGAGGACGTGACCGGGCCCTACGACGTGATCGTGCGCGCGGAGGCGGACACCGTTGACGACCTCGGCCAGCTCGTGGTCGCCCAGGTGCAGGCGGTTGACGGCATCACCCGCACGCTGACCTGCCCTGTGGTGCACATCAAGTAA
- a CDS encoding DUF3515 domain-containing protein → MAPNDRSIPRPLLIALIALPLLLVAGVGTLGLLYGSGSSGAAPTSSTPAPIRTGPVALPPIPAEQSTSPACGRLIQALPKELTSSGEQIGRREIVAPAPEGTMVWGNEKRDPVILRCGLGRPDELKPDSRLADISGVQWLELPGQGASSWVAVDREIYVVLTVPSASGTGPLQGVSESIRATLPQQKVDTGTAPK, encoded by the coding sequence GTGGCACCGAACGACCGATCCATCCCGCGTCCGCTGTTGATCGCGCTGATCGCGCTGCCGTTGCTGCTGGTGGCAGGGGTCGGCACGCTCGGTCTGCTCTACGGCTCCGGCAGTTCCGGGGCCGCGCCGACCTCGAGCACGCCCGCGCCGATCCGCACCGGACCGGTCGCGCTGCCGCCGATCCCGGCCGAGCAGTCCACCTCACCGGCCTGCGGCAGGCTGATCCAGGCACTGCCCAAGGAGCTGACCTCCAGCGGCGAGCAGATCGGCCGCAGGGAGATCGTCGCGCCCGCACCGGAGGGCACCATGGTGTGGGGCAACGAGAAACGGGATCCGGTCATCCTGCGCTGCGGCCTCGGCCGTCCGGACGAGCTGAAGCCGGACAGCAGGCTGGCCGACATCTCCGGCGTGCAGTGGCTGGAGCTGCCGGGCCAGGGCGCCAGCAGCTGGGTCGCGGTGGACCGGGAGATCTACGTGGTGCTCACCGTGCCGTCCGCCTCTGGCACCGGCCCGCTGCAGGGGGTGTCGGAGTCGATCCGCGCCACGTTGCCGCAGCAGAAGGTCGACACCGGCACCGCCCCGAAGTAG
- a CDS encoding D-alanine--D-alanine ligase family protein, giving the protein MTQRKTRVAVVFGGRSTEHTISCVSAGSILTHLDRDRFEVIPVGISRDGAWVLGASDPKALEIRDRVLPEVDGSTGALALPADPTRPDLVHLGADRGGEVLSAVDVVFPVLHGAYGEDGTIQGLLEMAGLPYVGAGVLASATGMDKEFAKKLLAAEGLRNGDFVVLRRGDKTLTDAQRERLGLPVFVKPARAGSSIGVSKVTDWDQLDGAIALARQTDPKVLVEAGIVGREIECGVLEFPDGRVEASLPSEIRVVGDTEFYDFESKYLDADEVCEFDFPAKVDDEVSEEIRRQAVAAFHALDCQGLARVDFFLTEDNQLIVNEVNTMPGFTPVSQYPRMWAVTGVDYPTLLSTLIDTAIARGTGLR; this is encoded by the coding sequence ATGACGCAGCGCAAGACCAGGGTGGCGGTCGTCTTCGGCGGTCGCAGCACTGAGCACACCATCTCCTGTGTGTCCGCAGGCAGCATCCTGACCCACCTGGACCGGGACCGGTTCGAGGTCATCCCGGTGGGCATCTCCCGGGACGGCGCCTGGGTGCTCGGCGCCAGCGACCCCAAGGCGCTGGAGATCCGCGACCGCGTGCTGCCCGAGGTGGACGGCTCCACCGGCGCGCTGGCCCTGCCCGCCGACCCGACCCGGCCGGACCTGGTGCACCTGGGCGCGGACCGTGGCGGCGAGGTGCTCAGCGCGGTCGACGTGGTCTTCCCGGTGCTGCACGGCGCCTACGGCGAGGACGGCACCATCCAGGGCCTGCTGGAGATGGCCGGGCTGCCCTACGTCGGCGCAGGCGTGCTGGCCAGCGCGACCGGCATGGACAAGGAGTTCGCCAAGAAGCTGCTCGCCGCCGAAGGCCTGCGCAACGGCGACTTCGTGGTGCTGCGCCGCGGGGACAAGACCCTCACCGACGCCCAGCGCGAGCGGCTCGGGCTGCCGGTGTTCGTCAAGCCCGCCCGCGCGGGCTCCTCCATCGGCGTCTCCAAGGTCACCGACTGGGACCAGCTCGACGGGGCCATCGCACTGGCCAGGCAGACCGATCCCAAGGTGCTGGTGGAGGCCGGGATCGTGGGCCGGGAGATCGAGTGCGGCGTGCTGGAGTTCCCGGACGGCCGGGTCGAGGCGTCCCTGCCCTCGGAGATCCGGGTGGTCGGCGACACCGAGTTCTACGACTTCGAGTCCAAGTACCTCGACGCCGACGAGGTCTGCGAGTTCGACTTCCCGGCCAAGGTCGACGACGAGGTCTCCGAGGAGATCCGCCGCCAGGCGGTGGCCGCCTTCCACGCGCTGGACTGCCAGGGCCTGGCTCGGGTGGACTTCTTCCTCACCGAGGACAACCAGCTGATCGTCAACGAGGTCAACACGATGCCGGGCTTCACACCGGTCTCGCAGTACCCGCGGATGTGGGCGGTCACCGGGGTGGACTACCCGACCCTGCTGAGCACCCTGATCGACACCGCGATCGCCCGTGGCACCGGCCTGCGCTGA
- a CDS encoding aminotransferase-like domain-containing protein has product MLDAALPAELPILLDRGNGTPLAVQLADALRRAAASGQLRHGDRLPSTRALAGRLQVSRTVTAAAYEQLHAEGWIGGRRGSGTYVTTTPPAVTPSAGPAKHTESEDTGLIDLIPGASLAGGVDRAAWRRAWRAAGDVPAMPRPERAGLPAYREIVAEHLLRHRGLVVGAGATPAEAVLATLGTSAAVTELAGALFQPGDTVAIEEPGYQRAVGALRAAGMRVIPAEIDADGLVVDALPSGIRAVYCSPAHQYPLGGRLPAARRVELVRRARAEGWLVIEDDYDGELRYDVAPLPLLAALAPDVVVHLGTTSKILSASLGVGWMVAPPEVARAVLDHRHRCGVSPAAAGQQVMVQLARNGDLGRHLRRLRRELAERRELVVSALSVAGAPVFGDSAGGHVVVLLDSLETERAVIAAARARGLSVDGLARHHQATPRWHGLAVGYTNCTRTQLTTALPTLVDLLTP; this is encoded by the coding sequence GTGCTCGACGCCGCGCTGCCCGCCGAACTGCCCATCCTGCTCGACCGCGGCAACGGAACCCCGCTGGCCGTTCAGCTCGCCGACGCGCTGCGCAGGGCCGCGGCCAGCGGTCAGCTCCGGCACGGCGACCGGCTGCCCTCCACCCGCGCGCTGGCCGGGCGGCTCCAGGTCAGCCGGACCGTCACCGCGGCCGCCTACGAACAGCTGCACGCCGAGGGCTGGATCGGCGGCAGGCGCGGCTCCGGCACCTACGTCACCACCACCCCGCCCGCGGTCACCCCCAGCGCCGGACCGGCCAAGCACACCGAGTCCGAGGACACCGGCCTGATCGACCTGATCCCGGGCGCATCCCTGGCCGGTGGCGTGGACCGGGCGGCCTGGCGCCGGGCCTGGCGGGCCGCCGGTGACGTGCCTGCCATGCCCCGCCCGGAACGCGCGGGGCTGCCCGCCTACCGGGAGATCGTGGCCGAGCACCTGCTCCGGCACCGCGGCCTGGTGGTCGGCGCGGGCGCCACCCCGGCCGAGGCGGTGCTGGCCACCCTTGGCACCTCGGCCGCGGTCACCGAACTGGCGGGCGCGCTGTTCCAGCCCGGCGACACGGTGGCCATCGAGGAACCCGGCTACCAGCGCGCGGTCGGCGCGCTGCGCGCCGCGGGCATGCGGGTCATCCCGGCCGAGATCGACGCCGACGGCCTGGTGGTGGACGCACTGCCCAGCGGGATCCGCGCGGTCTACTGCTCCCCGGCGCACCAGTACCCGCTCGGCGGCAGGCTGCCCGCCGCGCGCCGGGTCGAGCTGGTCCGGCGGGCCAGGGCCGAGGGCTGGCTGGTCATCGAGGACGACTACGACGGCGAACTGCGCTACGACGTGGCCCCGCTGCCACTGCTGGCCGCGCTGGCCCCGGACGTGGTGGTGCACCTCGGCACCACCAGCAAGATCCTCTCCGCCAGCCTCGGCGTCGGCTGGATGGTGGCCCCGCCCGAGGTCGCCCGCGCCGTGCTCGACCACCGGCACCGCTGCGGGGTCAGCCCGGCCGCGGCCGGACAGCAGGTCATGGTGCAGCTGGCCCGCAACGGCGATCTCGGCAGGCACCTGCGCCGGCTGCGCCGGGAACTGGCCGAGCGGCGCGAACTCGTGGTCTCCGCACTCTCCGTGGCCGGGGCCCCGGTCTTCGGCGACTCCGCCGGCGGGCACGTGGTGGTGCTGCTGGACTCGCTGGAGACCGAGCGCGCGGTGATCGCCGCCGCCCGCGCCCGCGGCCTGTCCGTGGACGGCCTGGCCCGCCACCACCAGGCCACCCCGCGCTGGCACGGCCTGGCCGTCGGCTACACCAACTGCACCCGCACCCAGCTCACCACCGCCCTCCCCACCCTGGTCGACCTGCTCACCCCCTGA
- a CDS encoding pyridoxamine 5'-phosphate oxidase family protein has product MPVATRILGAVTTDALSPTGRSTIRRGKDRARTDRAELHALLDSAMLCHLGVVLDGVPLVLPTGYGRDGNTLYLHGSSGAASLRAAAGTEVCVSVTELDGIVYARSVFHFSVNYRSAVIHGRAVPVVGDEARLHGLRTLTEHLAPGSWDHARRPDKRELAATRVLALDLTEAAVKIRTGPPSDDEADLGTPGVWAGVLPLRRTWGEPEPCPLLPADAEAPAHVQSRTGPTA; this is encoded by the coding sequence ATGCCAGTTGCCACTCGAATACTAGGTGCCGTGACCACTGACGCGCTGTCCCCGACCGGCCGCAGCACGATCCGCCGCGGCAAGGACCGAGCCCGCACCGACCGCGCCGAACTGCACGCGCTGCTGGACAGCGCGATGCTGTGCCACCTCGGCGTGGTGCTCGACGGCGTGCCGCTGGTGCTGCCCACCGGCTACGGCCGCGACGGGAACACGCTCTACCTGCACGGATCCTCCGGCGCGGCCAGTCTGCGGGCGGCGGCAGGCACCGAGGTGTGTGTGAGCGTGACCGAGCTGGACGGCATCGTCTACGCCCGCTCGGTGTTCCACTTCTCGGTCAACTACCGCAGCGCGGTGATCCACGGCCGGGCCGTCCCGGTGGTCGGCGACGAAGCCCGGCTGCACGGCCTGCGCACGCTGACCGAGCACCTCGCCCCCGGTTCCTGGGACCATGCCCGCCGGCCCGACAAGCGGGAACTGGCCGCGACCAGGGTGCTCGCGCTGGATCTGACCGAGGCCGCGGTGAAGATCCGCACCGGTCCGCCCAGCGACGACGAGGCCGACCTGGGCACGCCCGGCGTGTGGGCCGGGGTGCTGCCGCTGCGCCGGACCTGGGGCGAGCCGGAGCCCTGCCCGCTGCTGCCGGCCGACGCCGAAGCGCCGGCGCACGTTCAGTCGCGGACCGGGCCGACCGCGTAG
- a CDS encoding cysteine dioxygenase, with the protein MFAVPPNTIAVDATRAAAHPARIAMNVAADRSRWGHLLRYDPAERYTALLERTPDHEIWLMSWLPGQRTELHDHGGATGAFAVVSGVLAERVARLGENGRPVELVHALTAGQTRVFGPHYVHQVINEGPDPAVSIHVFDGERRDMPRYRMDYAVGPVRD; encoded by the coding sequence ATGTTCGCCGTTCCGCCCAACACCATCGCCGTTGACGCCACCAGGGCCGCCGCCCACCCCGCCCGCATCGCCATGAACGTGGCCGCGGACCGCTCCCGCTGGGGGCACCTGCTGCGCTACGACCCGGCCGAGCGCTACACCGCGCTGCTGGAGCGCACCCCCGACCACGAGATCTGGCTGATGAGCTGGCTGCCCGGCCAGCGCACCGAACTGCACGACCACGGCGGCGCGACCGGCGCCTTCGCCGTGGTCTCCGGCGTGCTGGCCGAGCGGGTCGCCCGGCTCGGCGAGAACGGCCGCCCGGTCGAACTGGTGCACGCCCTCACCGCCGGTCAGACCAGGGTGTTCGGCCCGCACTACGTGCACCAGGTGATCAACGAGGGCCCGGACCCCGCGGTGAGCATCCACGTCTTCGACGGCGAGCGCCGGGACATGCCGCGCTACCGGATGGACTACGCGGTCGGCCCGGTCCGCGACTGA
- a CDS encoding LysR family transcriptional regulator: MPELDLLATFLEIHRTGSLTAAAARRGLSQPAVSGQLARLERQLGEELFTRTNQGVRPTPRADTLAAQVASHVDKLRSAFDPEDEQCLVRQGQLRLGGPAELTTLRVLPALTPLTACGLRLRVQFGLAEDLLTALVEERLDLVVSAIRPTQRGVAATPFLDEEFLLLGAPAFARTVRAELLATDPVRALAHLPLVAYAEDLPIIRRYWRTAFGRRPSNELAVVVPDLRAVLTAVIAGMGVSVLPRYVAEPALAAGSVELLHELEVPPLNTGFLATRVGGLADPVVARAHAHLLERAKSWPTL; the protein is encoded by the coding sequence GTGCCCGAGCTGGACCTGCTCGCCACCTTCCTGGAGATCCACCGCACCGGCTCGCTCACCGCGGCCGCGGCCCGGCGTGGGCTGTCCCAGCCCGCGGTCAGCGGCCAGCTGGCCCGGCTGGAGCGTCAGCTCGGCGAGGAGCTGTTCACCCGCACCAACCAGGGCGTGCGGCCCACCCCGCGGGCGGACACCCTGGCCGCCCAGGTCGCCTCGCACGTGGACAAGCTGCGCAGTGCCTTCGACCCCGAGGACGAGCAGTGCCTGGTCCGCCAGGGTCAGCTCCGGCTGGGCGGACCGGCCGAGCTGACCACGCTCCGGGTGCTGCCCGCGCTGACCCCGCTCACCGCCTGCGGGCTGCGGCTGCGGGTGCAGTTCGGACTGGCCGAGGACCTGCTCACCGCACTGGTCGAGGAGCGCCTCGACCTGGTGGTCTCGGCGATCCGGCCGACCCAGCGCGGGGTGGCCGCCACCCCGTTCCTGGACGAGGAGTTCCTGCTGCTGGGCGCGCCCGCCTTCGCCCGCACCGTGCGGGCCGAGCTGCTGGCCACCGACCCGGTGCGCGCGCTGGCGCACCTGCCGCTGGTGGCCTACGCCGAGGACCTGCCGATCATCCGCCGCTACTGGCGCACCGCGTTCGGGCGCAGGCCGTCGAACGAGCTGGCCGTGGTGGTGCCGGACCTGCGCGCGGTGCTGACCGCGGTGATCGCCGGGATGGGCGTGTCCGTGCTGCCCCGCTATGTGGCCGAGCCCGCGCTCGCCGCCGGGTCGGTGGAACTGCTGCACGAACTGGAGGTGCCGCCGCTGAACACCGGGTTCCTGGCCACCAGGGTGGGCGGGCTGGCCGATCCGGTGGTGGCCAGGGCGCACGCGCACCTGCTCGAACGAGCGAAGAGCTGGCCCACGCTGTGA